The Streptomyces pactum genome contains a region encoding:
- a CDS encoding PPOX class F420-dependent oxidoreductase produces MTTTPRFDPRTLLAESRLGVLATIKSDGRPQLSPVMPAYDPQAGVIRVSTREGLAKTANLRRDPRATLEVTAPDGRSWATAEGVATLTGPGTDPHGPEVEALVEYYHAAAGEHPDWDEYRMTMVSDRRVLITMTVERVYGADVG; encoded by the coding sequence ATGACCACCACACCGCGCTTCGACCCCCGCACCCTGCTGGCGGAGAGCCGGCTCGGCGTGCTCGCGACGATCAAGTCGGACGGCCGCCCGCAGCTCTCCCCCGTCATGCCCGCCTACGATCCGCAGGCCGGCGTCATCCGCGTCTCGACCCGGGAGGGGCTGGCCAAGACGGCGAACCTGCGCCGCGACCCGCGGGCCACCCTCGAGGTGACCGCCCCGGACGGCAGGTCCTGGGCCACCGCCGAGGGCGTGGCGACCCTCACCGGGCCGGGCACCGACCCGCACGGACCGGAGGTCGAGGCGCTGGTGGAGTACTACCACGCCGCCGCCGGCGAGCACCCGGACTGGGACGAGTACCGGATGACGATGGTGTCCGACCGGCGGGTGCTGATCACGATGACGGTGGAGCGCGTGTACGGGGCCGACGTCGGCTGA
- a CDS encoding MarR family winged helix-turn-helix transcriptional regulator, giving the protein MPEREMPVGGLDDVDAVTRAVLSASRLLVAVSARSLAEVEERVTLPQFRMLMVLSTRGATKLVALADHLQVAPSTAMRMVDRLIAAGLADRQTNPANRRETLLRLTDEGRRTVANVSARRRAEIAAIVERLAPAQRAALVEALTAFSEAGGEPLAPAPDDPQPHPLGWAADVAPARDA; this is encoded by the coding sequence ATGCCGGAGCGTGAGATGCCCGTCGGGGGCCTGGACGACGTCGACGCGGTCACCAGGGCCGTACTGTCCGCGTCGCGACTGCTGGTGGCCGTCTCCGCGCGGTCGCTCGCCGAGGTCGAGGAACGGGTGACGCTGCCCCAGTTCCGGATGCTGATGGTCCTCTCCACGAGAGGCGCCACCAAGCTCGTCGCGCTCGCCGACCACCTCCAGGTCGCCCCGTCGACGGCGATGCGCATGGTCGACCGGCTGATCGCGGCCGGGCTCGCCGACCGGCAGACCAACCCCGCCAACCGGCGCGAGACCCTCCTGCGGCTCACCGACGAGGGCCGGCGCACCGTCGCGAACGTCAGCGCCCGGCGCCGCGCCGAGATCGCAGCGATCGTCGAACGCCTCGCCCCGGCCCAGCGGGCGGCCCTGGTGGAGGCGCTCACCGCCTTCAGCGAGGCGGGCGGCGAGCCCCTCGCCCCGGCACCGGACGATCCTCAGCCGCACCCGCTCGGCTGGGCCGCGGACGTCGCCCCGGCCCGCGACGCCTGA
- a CDS encoding DUF4142 domain-containing protein, translated as MRLSRSRIGVVVLFGAMTLTLTALAFPAMLGLDKADGNQNRVVAATKFGPLTEADRDFVVKVRAAGLWEYPLGEIVMERGSTKAMKTAGEHLVVGHAGLDAMCREISPELGITLPNRASPQQEGFVTTVKSKSGKEFDSSAVNIMRVTHGQIFPAIAKIRATTKNTLVRQLADLANDTVLDHITVLEKTGLVEYDQVTFQQTGPAKLPREKVTPPPPQPGERVLVLKPRPDLNVNTASPTPTPSPAAP; from the coding sequence ATGCGCCTGTCCCGCAGCAGGATCGGAGTCGTCGTCCTGTTCGGTGCGATGACCCTGACCCTCACCGCGCTGGCCTTCCCGGCCATGCTCGGTCTGGACAAGGCCGACGGCAACCAGAACCGGGTCGTGGCCGCCACCAAGTTCGGGCCGCTCACCGAGGCCGACCGCGACTTCGTGGTCAAGGTCCGGGCCGCCGGGCTGTGGGAGTACCCGCTGGGCGAGATCGTGATGGAGCGCGGTTCCACGAAGGCCATGAAGACGGCCGGGGAGCACCTGGTGGTCGGCCACGCCGGTCTCGACGCGATGTGCCGGGAGATCTCCCCCGAGCTGGGCATCACGCTGCCCAACCGGGCCTCACCGCAGCAGGAGGGCTTCGTGACGACGGTGAAGTCCAAGAGCGGCAAGGAGTTCGACTCGTCGGCGGTCAACATCATGCGGGTGACCCACGGCCAGATCTTCCCGGCGATCGCCAAGATCCGTGCCACCACCAAGAACACCCTGGTGCGGCAACTGGCCGACCTGGCCAACGACACCGTCCTGGACCACATCACGGTGCTGGAGAAGACCGGGCTGGTCGAGTACGACCAGGTCACCTTCCAGCAGACCGGCCCGGCGAAGCTGCCGAGGGAGAAGGTCACCCCGCCCCCGCCGCAGCCGGGCGAGCGAGTGCTGGTGCTCAAGCCGCGGCCCGACCTGAACGTGAACACGGCCTCCCCGACGCCCACCCCCTCACCGGCGGCCCCGTGA
- a CDS encoding DUF3152 domain-containing protein, translating into MGRPTPRRTSRRAVPEGAGRRSRARRRRRRGSARVVLAGLTLGVVLLAAGAAVAYWRDTRFPATDDQAADVADALDAAERTAGPGAADGTPSVSPSPSASPSAKVSPSPTSSPSPSPSTIAIPATGPGTFVTAESDGTTVGTGSRVRRYKVLVEEGIDVRASAAAAEISDVLADRRGWTRDGVNSFRLVSSGSYDFVVKIATPGTVDEICGAYGLLTRGEVNCAVGTDVVVNLKRWVLGSPQFDGPIGEYRALIINHEVGHRLGHGHETCPGPGLPAPAMMQQIKGLKGCVANAWPHDDDGNYLSGPSVP; encoded by the coding sequence GTGGGCCGACCCACACCCCGCCGGACCAGCCGAAGAGCCGTGCCGGAAGGTGCGGGGCGCAGGTCCCGCGCCCGCAGACGGAGACGCCGCGGTTCCGCCCGCGTCGTCCTGGCCGGCCTGACCTTAGGGGTCGTACTGCTCGCGGCGGGCGCCGCCGTCGCGTACTGGCGGGACACCAGGTTCCCGGCGACGGACGACCAGGCGGCCGACGTGGCGGACGCCCTGGACGCCGCCGAGCGCACGGCCGGCCCCGGCGCCGCCGACGGGACGCCCTCCGTGTCGCCGAGCCCCTCCGCCTCGCCGTCGGCGAAGGTCTCCCCATCGCCGACGTCCTCGCCCTCGCCCTCGCCCTCCACCATCGCGATCCCCGCCACCGGCCCCGGCACCTTCGTCACCGCCGAGTCCGACGGCACGACCGTGGGCACCGGCAGCCGCGTGCGCCGCTACAAGGTGCTGGTCGAGGAGGGCATCGACGTCCGGGCGAGCGCCGCCGCGGCCGAGATATCCGACGTGCTCGCCGACCGCCGCGGCTGGACCCGGGACGGGGTCAACTCCTTCCGGCTGGTCAGCTCGGGCTCGTACGACTTCGTGGTGAAGATCGCCACGCCGGGCACCGTGGACGAGATCTGCGGCGCCTACGGTCTGCTCACCCGGGGCGAGGTGAACTGCGCGGTCGGCACGGACGTCGTGGTGAACCTCAAGCGCTGGGTGCTGGGCTCCCCGCAGTTCGACGGCCCGATCGGCGAGTACCGGGCGCTGATCATCAACCACGAGGTCGGCCACCGCCTCGGCCACGGCCACGAGACCTGCCCCGGCCCCGGACTGCCGGCCCCGGCGATGATGCAGCAGATCAAGGGTCTCAAGGGATGCGTCGCCAACGCCTGGCCCCACGACGACGACGGTAACTATCTGAGTGGGCCGTCGGTCCCCTGA